From a single Arthrobacter sp. SLBN-112 genomic region:
- a CDS encoding alpha-galactosidase yields the protein MDPLHLRSAGTSLVISFDSGEAEIIHWGADLGSTLPDLAILGEPVPHSAIDATVPAGLLPQASSSWRGRPGLRGQRMADGVPGLDFSPRLRIVAARADGTTAVITQADTDAGISVSSSLTLHHGGLLELRHTVTNDGTTPYQLDELATILPVAPDAAELLDLTGRWCRENHPQRRAIQQGTWVRTGRHGRTGHDSSLLLAAGTPGFGNRHGKVWATHLAWSGNHEQFTDTIGDGRTMIGGSELLGPAEVILGPGASYTTPALFAAYSDRGLDGISEAFYSWFRSRPHHVLPAASTGMPAGKPRPVVLNTWEAVYFDHNLDTLIELAESAADLGVERFVLDDGWFRGRRDDHAGLGDWYVDETLWPQGLTPLIDAVTSRGMEFGLWVEPEMVNLDSDIARAHPDWIVGPSATAHKDGGRLPLEWRNQHIIDLVNPEAWQYIYDRIHALLAENNISYLKWDQNRDLTEHGHAGRPSVHEQTLAAYHLFDELKKAHPGVEIESCSSGGARVDLGILERTDRIWASDCNDALERQTIQRWTGAVVPPELVGSHVGPTTSHTTARTHDLSFRAITALFGHFGMEWDIRGVQGREREELRRFVGLYKEHRDLIHSGRRVNADVMDEAFLLHGVIADGDVAEGTTAALFALVSTSTSAAEQPGRIGIPGLDADRSYRVDAVFPTEADADYGHTFTQTQPPTWLSAGAVANGRFLAEVGLPMPILNPEHALLLKVTAL from the coding sequence ATGGATCCCCTGCACCTCCGTTCCGCCGGTACCAGCCTGGTGATCAGCTTCGACAGCGGAGAAGCCGAGATCATCCATTGGGGCGCGGATCTTGGCAGCACGCTCCCGGATCTCGCCATCCTGGGCGAGCCAGTTCCCCACTCCGCCATCGATGCCACCGTGCCGGCCGGCCTCCTGCCCCAGGCCTCCTCCAGCTGGCGGGGCCGCCCGGGCCTGCGCGGGCAACGCATGGCCGACGGCGTCCCGGGACTCGACTTCTCACCGCGCCTTCGCATCGTGGCAGCGCGCGCAGACGGCACCACGGCGGTCATCACCCAGGCCGACACCGACGCCGGCATCAGCGTCTCGTCTTCCCTGACCCTCCACCACGGCGGCCTGCTGGAACTCCGCCACACCGTCACCAATGACGGCACCACCCCTTACCAGCTGGACGAGCTGGCCACCATCCTCCCCGTGGCCCCGGACGCCGCCGAACTCCTCGACCTGACCGGCCGCTGGTGCCGGGAAAACCACCCGCAGCGCCGCGCCATCCAGCAGGGCACCTGGGTACGGACCGGCCGGCACGGCCGCACCGGCCACGATTCATCGCTGCTGCTCGCCGCCGGCACCCCCGGTTTCGGCAACCGCCACGGCAAGGTGTGGGCCACCCACCTGGCATGGAGCGGCAACCACGAGCAGTTCACGGACACCATTGGCGACGGCCGCACCATGATCGGCGGATCCGAACTTCTGGGACCGGCCGAAGTCATCCTCGGTCCAGGTGCCAGCTACACCACCCCCGCCCTGTTCGCCGCCTACTCGGACCGCGGCCTGGACGGTATCAGCGAGGCCTTCTACAGCTGGTTCCGGTCCCGCCCCCATCACGTGCTGCCGGCCGCATCAACCGGCATGCCCGCCGGAAAGCCCCGCCCGGTGGTGCTGAACACTTGGGAGGCCGTGTACTTTGACCACAACCTGGACACGCTGATCGAGCTGGCAGAATCCGCCGCTGATCTTGGCGTGGAACGTTTCGTGCTCGACGACGGCTGGTTCCGCGGCCGCCGCGACGACCACGCCGGCCTGGGCGACTGGTACGTGGACGAGACCCTGTGGCCCCAGGGCCTGACCCCGCTGATCGACGCCGTCACCTCCCGCGGCATGGAGTTCGGGCTGTGGGTGGAGCCGGAGATGGTGAACCTGGACTCGGACATCGCCCGCGCACACCCGGACTGGATTGTTGGCCCGTCTGCTACAGCCCACAAGGACGGGGGCCGGCTGCCCCTGGAATGGCGCAACCAGCACATCATCGACCTGGTGAACCCGGAGGCCTGGCAGTACATCTACGACCGGATCCACGCGCTGCTCGCGGAAAACAACATCAGCTACCTCAAGTGGGACCAGAACCGGGATCTGACGGAGCACGGCCACGCCGGCCGCCCCTCCGTCCACGAGCAGACCTTGGCCGCGTACCATCTGTTCGACGAGCTCAAGAAGGCACATCCCGGCGTCGAAATTGAAAGCTGCTCCTCCGGCGGTGCGCGGGTGGACCTGGGCATCCTGGAACGGACGGACCGGATCTGGGCGTCGGACTGCAATGATGCGCTGGAGCGGCAGACCATCCAGCGCTGGACCGGTGCCGTGGTCCCGCCGGAACTGGTGGGCAGCCACGTTGGTCCCACCACATCCCACACCACTGCCCGCACGCACGATCTGTCCTTCCGTGCCATCACCGCCCTCTTTGGCCACTTCGGCATGGAGTGGGACATCCGCGGCGTGCAGGGCAGGGAGCGTGAGGAACTGCGGCGCTTCGTGGGGCTGTACAAGGAACACCGGGACCTGATCCACAGCGGCCGCCGGGTCAATGCCGATGTCATGGACGAAGCGTTTCTGCTGCACGGCGTGATCGCAGACGGAGACGTTGCGGAAGGCACGACGGCGGCCCTGTTCGCCCTGGTCAGCACGAGCACCTCCGCCGCCGAGCAACCGGGACGGATCGGCATTCCCGGTCTGGATGCCGACCGCAGCTACCGGGTTGACGCCGTCTTCCCCACGGAGGCCGACGCCGACTACGGGCATACCTTCACACAGACACAGCCGCCGACGTGGCTGTCCGCCGGCGCCGTGGCCAACGGCCGCTTCCTGGCCGAAGTGGGCCTCCCCATGCCCATCCTGAACCCCGAGCATGCCCTGCTGCTGAAGGTGACCGCTCTCTAA
- the aroQ gene encoding type II 3-dehydroquinate dehydratase, translating into MTEPSSTVETGRGTILVINGPNLNLLGTREPEKYGSSSLADVEELAVSAGEQHGFAVECVQSNHEGVLLDTIHAARQNAAGIVLNAGAFTHTSVALRDALAAVQLPAVEVHITNVHQREEFRHHSYLSPVCAAVIVGAGVFGYKLAIDYLAEVL; encoded by the coding sequence ATGACTGAACCCTCCTCCACTGTCGAAACCGGCCGCGGCACCATCCTGGTCATCAATGGCCCCAACCTGAACCTGCTGGGTACGCGGGAGCCGGAGAAGTACGGTTCGTCTTCCCTGGCTGATGTGGAGGAGCTGGCCGTTTCCGCCGGAGAGCAGCACGGCTTCGCAGTGGAGTGCGTCCAGTCCAACCACGAAGGCGTCCTGCTGGACACCATCCACGCCGCCCGGCAGAACGCCGCGGGCATTGTCCTCAACGCGGGCGCCTTCACGCACACGTCCGTGGCACTTCGTGACGCCCTGGCCGCCGTGCAGCTGCCCGCCGTCGAGGTTCACATCACCAACGTGCACCAGCGGGAGGAATTCCGGCACCACTCATACCTGTCGCCGGTCTGTGCGGCGGTGATTGTTGGTGCCGGAGTGTTCGGTTACAAACTCGCCATCGACTACCTGGCCGAGGTCCTGTAG
- a CDS encoding MarP family serine protease translates to MVGLTVLDIVLILALLSYLVYGLRNGFLVTAGGLAGFAAGAIAAFFAVPLVSTFVEDSGWRLTAIIAAAVVLMALGHGLGTMVGRQLRGVVRIRPLRAVDRLVGGALNLVVSALVMSMLAFSVSSLGVPVVSQQLAESKVIRFIDGLTPTPVKATMAQLRSTVIGNGIPTLIEGLDQGQTVQVPNTSTNTPALNKAAQSVLRIAGTAYECGQNQTGSGFVVSQDRVVTNAHVVAGVSQPVVEMSDGGAMPGRVVYFDTKRDLAVLAVDNLPSQPLPLSRDLPGGSQAAFAGYPHGGPFQSKPATVQDIATVLVPDIYGNNPSPEDIYRLAGDVQPGNSGGPLLTTDGQVAGVIFAKATSDAEVGFAITMNDLDPVAERAPALSAPVSSGQCIQK, encoded by the coding sequence GTGGTCGGCCTGACTGTCCTGGACATCGTCCTGATCCTGGCGCTGCTGTCATACCTGGTCTATGGCCTCCGCAACGGGTTCCTGGTCACGGCCGGTGGCCTTGCAGGGTTTGCTGCAGGTGCCATTGCCGCCTTCTTTGCCGTCCCCCTCGTCAGCACCTTCGTCGAGGACTCCGGATGGAGGCTTACCGCCATCATCGCTGCCGCCGTCGTCCTGATGGCCTTGGGGCACGGGCTGGGCACCATGGTGGGGCGCCAGCTCCGCGGCGTGGTGCGGATCCGGCCGCTGCGTGCGGTGGACCGGCTGGTTGGCGGTGCGCTGAACCTCGTGGTCTCGGCTCTGGTGATGTCCATGCTGGCCTTCAGCGTCAGCTCCCTCGGCGTGCCGGTGGTGTCCCAGCAGCTCGCAGAGTCCAAGGTGATCCGCTTTATCGACGGGCTTACTCCGACACCCGTCAAGGCCACCATGGCGCAGCTGCGCTCCACGGTGATCGGCAACGGCATCCCTACGCTGATCGAAGGGCTGGACCAGGGCCAGACAGTCCAGGTGCCCAACACCAGCACCAATACGCCGGCGCTTAACAAAGCGGCACAGTCGGTCCTCAGGATCGCCGGCACCGCGTACGAATGCGGACAGAACCAGACCGGCAGCGGCTTCGTGGTTTCTCAGGACCGGGTGGTGACCAATGCGCACGTGGTTGCGGGCGTGTCGCAGCCGGTGGTAGAGATGTCCGACGGCGGTGCGATGCCAGGGCGTGTGGTCTACTTCGATACCAAGCGGGACCTGGCGGTCCTTGCCGTGGACAACCTGCCGTCCCAGCCGCTGCCGCTGAGCCGCGACCTGCCCGGCGGCAGCCAGGCCGCGTTCGCCGGGTACCCGCACGGCGGACCTTTCCAGTCCAAGCCCGCCACGGTGCAGGATATCGCCACTGTCCTGGTCCCGGACATCTATGGAAACAACCCCTCGCCGGAGGACATCTACCGCCTGGCCGGCGATGTGCAGCCGGGAAATTCCGGCGGCCCGTTGCTCACCACCGACGGCCAGGTTGCCGGCGTGATCTTCGCAAAGGCAACCTCCGATGCAGAGGTGGGGTTCGCCATCACCATGAACGACCTTGACCCTGTGGCGGAGCGGGCACCCGCGTTGTCCGCGCCCGTTTCCTCCGGCCAGTGCATCCAAAAATAG
- a CDS encoding Crp/Fnr family transcriptional regulator, translating to MDIEVLRRAPLFATLDDDAFRLLTDELTEVDLSRGASVFREGDQGDQLYFIVSGKVKLGRTSPDGRESLLAILGPGELFGEMALFDPSPRTATATAVSETRLAGLKNESLNTLLRTRPEVSAQLLQALARRLRRTNDSLSDLVFSDVPGRVAKALLDLADRFGRPATDGVLVAHELTQEELAQLVGASRETVNKALAEFVQRGWLRLEARAVVILDMQRLRQRSR from the coding sequence ATGGACATCGAGGTACTGCGCCGAGCACCCCTTTTCGCCACGCTCGACGACGACGCATTCCGCCTTCTGACGGATGAGCTGACCGAGGTGGACCTGTCCCGCGGCGCGTCCGTGTTCCGCGAAGGTGACCAGGGTGACCAGCTGTACTTCATCGTCTCCGGCAAGGTGAAGCTGGGACGCACCTCCCCCGACGGCCGCGAATCGCTCCTGGCCATCCTGGGCCCGGGTGAGCTCTTCGGCGAGATGGCTCTGTTCGACCCCAGCCCCCGCACGGCCACCGCCACCGCAGTGTCCGAAACCCGGCTGGCCGGGCTCAAGAACGAGAGCCTGAACACCCTGCTGCGCACCCGCCCCGAGGTTTCGGCCCAGCTGCTGCAGGCCCTGGCCCGCCGCCTGCGCCGCACCAACGACTCCCTCTCAGACCTGGTCTTCTCCGACGTCCCGGGCCGTGTGGCCAAGGCGCTGCTGGACCTGGCGGACCGCTTCGGCCGGCCGGCAACCGATGGCGTCCTGGTGGCACACGAACTGACGCAGGAAGAACTGGCGCAGCTGGTGGGCGCCTCCCGCGAGACGGTGAACAAGGCCCTGGCTGAGTTCGTCCAGCGCGGCTGGCTCCGCCTCGAGGCCCGCGCCGTGGTCATCCTGGACATGCAGCGCCTCCGCCAGCGTTCCCGCTAG
- a CDS encoding IS3 family transposase codes for MEILLDVAGLARSTFFYHQAKLNGPDPRASLKTAITEIFTKNHGRYGHRRIHIELLKQGWRVAKKSVLKLMRSLRLVCKVRSRKRYNSYQGEQGIVAPNLLKRQFDADAPNQKWVTDVTEFSVGDRKLYLSPIMDLFDRQIISYAIGTSPNLELANASLRGALATLEDGQKPLVHSDQGFQYQHNSWRTLLADAGAVQSMSRKANCYDNAVMENFFGHLKEELFHRVRFLNTDSLAAAVHEYIRWYNTERISTKLNGLSPAQYRAHALAA; via the coding sequence TTGGAAATTCTCCTGGACGTGGCCGGGTTGGCCCGGTCAACGTTCTTCTACCACCAGGCCAAACTTAATGGCCCCGATCCGCGGGCTTCCCTGAAGACCGCTATTACAGAGATCTTCACGAAGAACCATGGCCGCTACGGGCACCGCCGGATCCATATCGAACTGCTCAAGCAAGGCTGGAGGGTCGCAAAGAAGAGCGTGCTGAAGCTGATGCGTTCCCTCCGGCTGGTCTGCAAGGTCCGAAGCAGGAAGCGGTACAACTCGTACCAGGGCGAGCAGGGGATCGTGGCCCCTAACCTGCTGAAACGCCAGTTTGACGCGGACGCCCCAAATCAGAAGTGGGTTACCGATGTGACCGAGTTCAGCGTCGGTGACCGGAAGCTCTACCTCTCACCGATCATGGACCTTTTTGACCGACAGATCATCTCCTATGCCATTGGCACGTCGCCCAATCTAGAGCTGGCCAATGCCTCGCTGCGCGGCGCCTTGGCCACCTTGGAGGACGGGCAGAAGCCACTAGTGCACTCCGACCAGGGATTCCAGTATCAGCACAACTCCTGGCGCACACTCTTGGCGGATGCCGGCGCGGTCCAATCGATGTCCCGCAAAGCCAACTGCTACGACAACGCCGTGATGGAGAACTTCTTTGGACACCTCAAGGAAGAGCTCTTCCACCGCGTCCGTTTCCTCAACACCGACTCCTTGGCTGCGGCGGTGCACGAATACATCCGTTGGTACAACACCGAAAGAATCTCCACCAAACTCAATGGTCTGAGTCCTGCGCAATACCGTGCACACGCCCTTGCGGCTTAA
- a CDS encoding helix-turn-helix domain-containing protein codes for MTKPGNRVYSFELKLNAVQRYISGETRVALAKELELSSPHLIAVWAMQFRAEGEEGLRPKPKGRPRKTPDTPAQQEPELQRLRRENERLRAEVAFLGKVNALRDGEQR; via the coding sequence GTGACCAAACCAGGCAACCGCGTGTATTCATTCGAGCTCAAGCTCAACGCCGTGCAGCGATATATTTCCGGCGAGACCAGGGTCGCACTGGCCAAAGAGCTCGAACTGTCCTCGCCGCATCTGATAGCCGTTTGGGCGATGCAGTTCCGGGCTGAGGGCGAGGAAGGCCTCCGCCCGAAACCTAAAGGCCGCCCAAGGAAGACCCCAGATACCCCTGCGCAGCAGGAACCGGAGCTGCAGCGGCTGCGGCGTGAGAACGAACGCCTGCGTGCAGAGGTTGCCTTCCTGGGAAAAGTAAACGCCTTGAGGGACGGGGAACAGCGCTAA
- the arfA gene encoding arabinosylfuranosidase ArfA produces MSRARITLDRDFTIADVPRRLFGSFVEHMGRCVYTGIYEPGHPEADDNGFRQDVLKLVKELGATVIRYPGGNFVSGYDWEDGIGPREDRPRRLDGAWHTLETNAFGLHEFVDWSRQAGTEIMEAINLGTRGVDAARAIVEYANHPGGTRLSDLRAKNGHKDPFNIKLWCLGNEMDGPWQIGHKTAEEYGRLAQEAAKAMRFVDPDIELVACGSSNSGMPTFGAWEQTVLSHAYEEVDYVSLHAYYQERDGDVGSFLASAVDTDYFIESVIATADAVRAKGKHKKHINLSFDEWNVWYQRGLDTEDQPHNVSKAGWREHPRVIEDKYNVTDAVVVGTLLNSLLRHGDRVKIANQAQLVNVIAPIFSEENGPAWRQTIFHPFARMAELAKGRILRLSVDSDKYDNARFGDTDLVDVSATWNEETGRVALFLANRGLEEAADVEVSLRGFDAQRVVRAEVLEIPEGGDRFTINNQENPHQVGLKPLQGAKANGSELRLNLPALSWAVVELDVVKN; encoded by the coding sequence ATGTCCCGCGCCAGGATCACCCTCGACCGCGACTTCACCATCGCCGACGTGCCCCGCCGGCTGTTTGGCTCATTCGTGGAGCACATGGGCCGCTGCGTCTACACCGGAATTTACGAACCGGGCCACCCGGAAGCGGACGACAACGGCTTCCGCCAGGACGTCCTCAAACTCGTCAAGGAGCTCGGCGCCACCGTCATCCGCTATCCCGGCGGCAACTTCGTCTCCGGCTACGACTGGGAGGACGGGATCGGCCCCCGCGAGGACCGCCCCCGCCGGCTGGACGGCGCCTGGCACACGCTGGAGACCAACGCCTTCGGCCTGCACGAGTTCGTGGACTGGTCCCGGCAGGCCGGCACCGAAATCATGGAAGCCATCAACCTAGGCACCAGGGGAGTGGACGCCGCCCGGGCCATCGTCGAATATGCCAACCACCCCGGCGGCACCCGCCTCTCCGACCTGCGTGCCAAGAACGGCCACAAGGACCCGTTCAACATCAAGCTCTGGTGCCTGGGCAACGAGATGGACGGTCCATGGCAGATCGGCCACAAGACGGCGGAAGAGTACGGCCGGCTGGCCCAGGAAGCGGCCAAGGCCATGCGGTTCGTGGATCCGGACATCGAACTGGTGGCCTGCGGAAGCTCGAATTCCGGAATGCCGACATTCGGTGCATGGGAGCAGACGGTCCTGTCGCACGCCTATGAAGAGGTGGATTACGTATCGCTGCACGCCTACTACCAGGAGCGCGACGGCGACGTGGGCAGCTTCCTCGCCAGTGCCGTGGACACGGACTACTTCATCGAATCGGTTATAGCCACCGCTGACGCCGTCCGCGCCAAGGGCAAGCACAAAAAGCACATCAACCTGTCCTTCGACGAGTGGAACGTCTGGTACCAGCGGGGCCTGGACACCGAGGACCAGCCGCACAATGTCTCCAAAGCCGGCTGGCGTGAGCACCCCAGGGTCATCGAGGACAAGTACAACGTGACGGACGCCGTCGTCGTTGGGACCCTGCTCAACTCTCTGCTCCGCCATGGGGACAGGGTCAAGATCGCCAACCAGGCACAGCTGGTCAACGTCATTGCCCCCATCTTCAGCGAGGAGAATGGGCCCGCCTGGCGCCAGACCATCTTCCACCCCTTCGCACGGATGGCAGAACTGGCCAAGGGCCGGATCCTGCGGTTGTCCGTGGACTCGGACAAGTACGACAACGCGCGGTTCGGCGACACGGACCTGGTGGATGTCAGCGCCACGTGGAACGAGGAAACAGGCCGCGTGGCGCTGTTCCTGGCCAACCGCGGCCTGGAGGAGGCCGCGGACGTGGAGGTCAGCCTTCGTGGCTTCGACGCGCAGCGGGTGGTCAGGGCGGAGGTGCTCGAAATCCCGGAGGGCGGCGACCGTTTCACCATCAACAACCAGGAGAACCCGCACCAAGTGGGCCTGAAGCCGCTCCAGGGAGCCAAGGCAAACGGGTCCGAGCTCCGGCTCAACCTCCCCGCATTGTCGTGGGCCGTCGTCGAACTGGACGTGGTCAAGAACTGA
- a CDS encoding carbohydrate ABC transporter permease encodes MATETLTRPATSTASRSAGRRTGRRMTPGRAAVLAVAALLAVLWLVPFAWATATAFKSETDAAAPKISWIPPSGFTVDAFVKVFQDGNIPLWTWNSLYTSAAITVITLVISALVAYALSRIDFRGKKVLMVVIIASIIIPPPVLIIPLFYQMVALHMIDTSWAIILPQVIHPAMVFVLKKFFDQIPRELEEAAVMDGASRMRMFLQVVLPLSRPILAAVAIFVFIGAWNNFLWPFIATNDGSILTLPVGLQTIKSAYGIQYAQNMASALLAALPLILMFLFFQRQIIKGVATTGLAGT; translated from the coding sequence ATGGCAACCGAAACCCTCACCCGTCCCGCCACCTCCACTGCCAGCCGGTCCGCCGGCCGGAGGACCGGCCGCAGGATGACCCCCGGCCGGGCCGCAGTCCTGGCAGTCGCCGCGCTGCTGGCCGTCCTCTGGCTGGTGCCTTTCGCCTGGGCAACCGCCACCGCTTTCAAGAGCGAGACGGATGCCGCCGCTCCGAAGATCAGCTGGATCCCGCCGTCGGGCTTTACCGTCGACGCGTTCGTCAAGGTATTCCAGGACGGCAACATCCCGCTGTGGACCTGGAATTCCCTGTACACGTCAGCGGCCATCACCGTCATCACCCTGGTGATCTCCGCACTCGTGGCCTATGCCCTGTCCCGGATCGATTTCCGGGGCAAGAAGGTCCTGATGGTGGTGATCATCGCGTCCATCATCATCCCGCCGCCGGTCCTGATCATTCCGCTGTTCTACCAAATGGTGGCGCTGCACATGATCGACACCTCCTGGGCCATCATCCTGCCGCAGGTCATCCACCCCGCCATGGTGTTCGTGCTCAAGAAATTCTTCGACCAGATTCCCCGCGAACTTGAAGAAGCGGCGGTGATGGACGGCGCCAGCCGCATGCGGATGTTCCTGCAGGTGGTCCTGCCGTTGTCCCGTCCCATCCTGGCCGCCGTCGCGATCTTTGTGTTCATCGGCGCCTGGAACAACTTCCTCTGGCCGTTCATCGCCACCAACGACGGCTCCATCCTGACCCTCCCCGTGGGGCTCCAGACCATCAAGAGTGCATACGGCATCCAGTACGCCCAGAACATGGCATCGGCCCTGCTCGCAGCACTGCCGCTGATCCTGATGTTCCTGTTCTTCCAGCGCCAGATCATCAAGGGCGTTGCGACGACGGGACTCGCCGGCACCTGA
- a CDS encoding carbohydrate ABC transporter permease, with protein MSSLATSHDSEGQAGSLPGLSRQKQFNQAGSRSRSQGSRDNLNGWAFAAPFLAFFLVFLVWPLLYGLYMSMTGKSLTGANDSVIGFANYAEALADADMWHSLGNTLYFTVISTIPLVIVALVMAALVNVGLPAQWLWRLSYFAPYLLASTVVSLFFTWMYNPQLGLINDTLVKIGLPKVAWLNDPGVAMWAIVIATLWWTVGFNFLLYLAAMQNIPAQHYEAASLDGAGAWRQFFSITLPQLAPTTVMIVLLQILASLKIFDQVYQMTAGGPGGATRPVVQYIFETGFTGYRLGYSAAISYIFFGLIVAVSVIQFFITRRRSA; from the coding sequence ATGAGTTCATTAGCAACATCCCACGACAGCGAGGGACAGGCGGGTTCGCTGCCCGGACTGTCGCGCCAAAAGCAGTTCAACCAAGCGGGATCCCGGTCACGGTCCCAAGGGAGCAGGGACAACCTTAACGGGTGGGCGTTCGCCGCGCCGTTCCTGGCATTCTTCCTGGTCTTCCTGGTATGGCCGCTCCTTTACGGGCTGTACATGAGCATGACCGGCAAATCGCTTACCGGCGCCAACGACAGCGTCATCGGCTTCGCCAACTACGCGGAGGCCCTCGCCGACGCCGACATGTGGCATTCGCTGGGCAACACCCTCTACTTCACCGTCATCAGCACCATTCCGCTGGTAATCGTTGCCCTGGTCATGGCGGCACTGGTCAACGTCGGACTGCCTGCGCAATGGCTGTGGCGGCTTTCCTACTTTGCCCCGTACCTGCTGGCCTCCACAGTGGTGTCCCTGTTCTTCACCTGGATGTACAACCCGCAGTTGGGCCTCATCAACGACACCCTGGTGAAGATCGGGCTGCCGAAGGTGGCCTGGCTGAATGACCCCGGCGTAGCGATGTGGGCCATCGTCATTGCCACGCTGTGGTGGACCGTGGGGTTCAACTTCCTGCTGTACCTGGCTGCGATGCAGAACATCCCGGCCCAGCACTACGAAGCAGCATCGCTGGACGGTGCCGGCGCCTGGCGGCAGTTCTTTTCCATCACCCTGCCGCAGCTGGCCCCCACCACCGTGATGATCGTGCTCCTCCAGATCCTGGCCTCGCTGAAAATTTTCGACCAGGTCTACCAGATGACCGCCGGCGGGCCCGGCGGAGCAACCAGGCCGGTGGTGCAGTACATCTTCGAAACCGGCTTCACCGGGTACCGGCTGGGCTATTCGGCAGCCATCTCCTACATCTTCTTTGGATTGATCGTGGCTGTATCGGTCATCCAGTTCTTCATCACCCGCCGCAGGAGTGCATAG
- a CDS encoding extracellular solute-binding protein, whose translation MKQFEFFEGRQLSRRQLLSGTAAVGSVFAAAALAGCGGNASAAAVRDIQFWHLLSGGDGIKMQAMISKANDGNPGFKVHPTVLAWGPPYYTKLAMASAGGRPPQLAIMHASRVPGYAPGGLIDPWDLDQLAAFGVTPQSFAPRIWDKSQNNGKIFSIALDSHPFVMFYNRDVAGKAGLLAGNGLLQEVNSPEDFLAMAREMQKVTKAHGLSFGYLGSGSQMWRLFYTLYKQHGADMELTPGKPMVADNEAAIESLEFMASLFDDTIAAQSGDISTGIAEFARGGSGMLFSGVWELPTMKKAGIPVDAATIPTLYGTPAAYADSHSFVLPRQLNVDDAKRRDVYKFVSDILKGSLSWAEAGHIPAYQPVVQSQAYRDLTPQIHYANAADIIAYDPEAWFSGSGSDWQTYFAETVQNVLLGRDKAADGWDAFVRRTNTLLSRPNPV comes from the coding sequence GTGAAGCAGTTTGAGTTTTTCGAAGGCAGGCAGCTGTCAAGACGGCAACTGTTATCAGGAACCGCGGCCGTGGGCAGCGTATTTGCTGCAGCAGCCTTGGCGGGGTGCGGCGGGAACGCCTCCGCCGCGGCTGTCAGGGACATCCAGTTCTGGCATCTGTTGTCCGGCGGCGACGGCATCAAGATGCAGGCCATGATCAGCAAGGCTAACGACGGCAACCCCGGCTTCAAGGTTCATCCGACGGTTCTTGCTTGGGGCCCGCCCTACTACACCAAGCTCGCCATGGCGTCCGCCGGCGGCCGTCCGCCCCAGTTGGCCATCATGCACGCCAGCAGGGTTCCGGGCTATGCGCCGGGAGGACTGATTGACCCATGGGACCTGGACCAGCTGGCAGCATTTGGCGTCACGCCCCAAAGCTTTGCCCCGCGGATCTGGGACAAGAGCCAGAACAACGGCAAGATCTTTTCCATCGCCCTGGATTCGCATCCCTTTGTGATGTTCTACAACCGCGATGTGGCCGGGAAAGCCGGCCTCCTGGCCGGGAACGGGCTGTTGCAGGAAGTGAATTCCCCGGAGGACTTCCTTGCCATGGCCCGGGAAATGCAGAAGGTGACGAAAGCCCACGGTTTGTCCTTTGGGTACCTCGGCAGCGGGTCCCAGATGTGGCGCCTCTTCTACACCCTCTACAAGCAGCACGGGGCAGATATGGAGCTGACTCCCGGCAAGCCAATGGTTGCTGACAACGAGGCGGCAATCGAGTCCCTGGAGTTCATGGCATCGCTCTTCGATGACACCATTGCGGCGCAGAGCGGTGATATCAGTACAGGGATCGCGGAGTTCGCCCGCGGCGGCTCGGGGATGCTCTTCAGCGGCGTCTGGGAACTGCCAACGATGAAGAAGGCAGGCATCCCGGTAGACGCAGCAACCATTCCAACGCTTTACGGCACGCCAGCGGCCTATGCCGACTCGCATTCCTTCGTGCTGCCCCGGCAGCTGAACGTCGACGACGCGAAGCGCCGTGATGTCTACAAATTTGTCAGTGACATCCTCAAAGGCTCCCTTTCCTGGGCCGAGGCAGGCCACATCCCGGCGTACCAGCCGGTGGTGCAGTCCCAGGCTTACCGCGACCTCACCCCCCAGATCCACTATGCCAACGCGGCCGACATTATCGCCTACGACCCCGAGGCCTGGTTCAGCGGCTCAGGCTCCGACTGGCAGACCTACTTTGCCGAGACCGTACAGAACGTACTTCTAGGCCGCGACAAGGCTGCTGATGGCTGGGATGCCTTCGTGCGGCGCACCAACACCCTGCTTTCCCGTCCCAACCCGGTGTGA